DNA from Gammaproteobacteria bacterium:
TCGCGCAGCGCAGCTTATCCATTAATAATTTAAGCGCGCATGAAATTCGTACTCAGTCAGCAACCGAGCAAGGCGTGCGCCCGATCCACTTAACGGTCATTCGTAAAAATCAGCAACTGTTCTTGTTTGCCATTAGCGCAGCGAACGATGCGGCGCTACAAACATATCAAGCTCAACTCAAAAATACAGTTGCCGATTTTCATACATTAAATGACGCAGAACGCAAAAGTGCACAAAGTTACAAAGTCGTGCTGGAAAAAGCTAATGCCAACACATCCTATGCTGCACTCGCCAAGAAATCTTTATTAAAAGAAGATGCGGTAACGCAATTACGCTTAATCAATGGCGACTACCCCAATGGTGAAATCACCACAGCGCGCTTTATTAAACTGATAAAATAACCCTTTCTTCACATAGCGATTTTTTTGTGCCTAAACGTGCTTTTCTAATTGATTCTAGTATTTATGTATTTCGCGCATGGTTTACGATGCCTGACCATCTCACTAATCTTGATGGCCATGCCGTCAACGCGTTTTATGGTTTTTCAGATTTTCTTGCCGGTTTATTACATCATGAAAAACCAGTCTACATCGCCTGCGCCTTTGATGAAAGCCTGGCGCTGTCTTATCGCAATGAAATTTATCCCGCTTATAAAGCGAATCGTGAACCCGCACCTGCAGATTTAAAACGACAATTTCAATTTTGCCGTGAATTAGTAGAACTTGCCGGCATTGCGAATTTTGGTAGCCCGCGTTTCGAAGCAGACGATATTATCGGCACGCTTTCTTATCATATGCGCGCTGAAGGCTTAACGAATATTATTATCACCGCTGATAAAGACTTGACTCAATTACTGCAACATCAAGATCTGTGGTGGGAATACACCAAAGACCAACAACTCACCATCGCCGATGTTCACAAAAAATTTGGCGTACATCCGCATCAAATCGCTGACTTATTAGCATTAGCAGGCGATGCGGTAGATAACATTCCTGGCATTCCTGGCATCGGCCAAAAAACCGCTGCGAATTTATTAACGCGTTTTGAATCCGTTGAAAATCTTTTAAACAATATCGACAAAATTGGCGCAATGAAATTTCGTGGCGCAGAACGTGTGCAGCAATTAGTACAAGAGCATCAAGATTTAGCGCGCCTGTCAAAAAAGTTAACCTTGATTGCGATGGATGACTCGTTACCAAAAGAAAAACAGGCTTTAGCGCGCAAACCTTATCAAGCCGATGCTTTAGAAGCATTTTTCGAACGCATGAATTTTGGTCCACATCGTCGCCAACGCTGGCACAAATTACTCAGCCAATAAAACATGTTAGTACTATTCAACAAACCCTTTGGCGTGTTATGCCAATTCAGTGGCGATGAAGCGCCTACATTGGCAAACTACATTAACATTCCGAATGTATATCCTGCGGGTCGTCTCGATAAAGACAGTGAAGGTTTGTTGTTATTAACCGATGATGGCGCTTTGCAACAACGCATTACGCATCCCAAAAATAAATTACCAAAAACCTACTGGGCGCAAATAGAAGGCGTGGCCAGTGACGAGGCTTTAGCTCAATTAAGAAAAGGTCTCATGCTAAATGACGGCATGACATTACCCGCAAAAATAGAACGCTTAACAGCACCGGCCGTGTGGCCACGCGATCCGCCGATTCGTTATCGAAAAAATATTGCGGATAGTTGGTTAAGCATTACGTTAGTGGAAGGACGTAATCGACAAGTGCGGCGTATGACAGCAGCGATCGGTCATCCCACATTACGTTTGATTCGTTATTCAATTGGTGAGTGGACAATTGATCAATTACAACCCGGCGAATATCAGCAACTGTAAAAACAAAAACCCCCGCAGTGCGGGGGCAGAGTATTTGACCTGTCTTCTCAATTACAAGCTGAATTAACACAACTAGCTTCCATAATAACCGCACCTTGAGCTGTAATATTAGGATTCGTTGAACCTTCAACTGCGGCTAAACTAAAAGTACTGGCTGCTCCTGAAATCGGTCCATTCGGTACCACGCTATTACTGCCGGGTAGAAAAACAACAGAGGCTTTGCCTGCTAGATAAGTAGTAACGCTAGTATCAGAAACATTACCTTGTAATTGTATGTTTTGACTACCGTTTATAACGCTTAATAAAGAAGTATTTGATTGAGCGCTGGCATTATAACTTGCACTACCAATATTGAAGCTGAGAACGTATTCGGTGATTTTTTGTGACGAGAAATTAACCATCATACTCGCACTACTCATTGTACCGACTCGACCGAGGTGATCCGTTGGGTTAGTGCCTTGCCCATTATAGGTAAAGCCTACGTTACTATATAGTGTACCCATCTTATTTATATCATCGACACTGGCCACTCTTTCGGTATACATCCAATGTAAATTTGGACCTTGTGCAATTGCCAAACCATTGGCAGTAAGACTGTAACCACCCGTCCAACGTCCCCAGGTAATGCCGTAGTTTTTATTCCTATCTAAATCATTCAACTGAGCAGTACCGGCAAAAAAACGATGATCAACCACACTACCATCATTATTTTTACCGACTTCACGTGCAGCAATAGGGACGATCAGTTCTGTTACGCCATCACTAGCAACAAAACGTGCGACGCGTATAAAGCGGCGTTCATCGCCAGATTCTAATACACCGGTCGTAGGATGCGGTTCTACTAATGCGCCGTTTACTACTGTAGTTGCCGCATTATTTAGCGTACTACCTAAAGGCAATAAGTCGATCAAACTGATTAACATACGCGCAGTCGGCGGCGCTCTTTCTCCTAACTCTATATTTGAACCTGCATTACCGGTTTCTTCGCCTTGCTCTGGACGTGGCGCGAAACCCGGACGT
Protein-coding regions in this window:
- a CDS encoding pseudouridine synthase, coding for MLVLFNKPFGVLCQFSGDEAPTLANYINIPNVYPAGRLDKDSEGLLLLTDDGALQQRITHPKNKLPKTYWAQIEGVASDEALAQLRKGLMLNDGMTLPAKIERLTAPAVWPRDPPIRYRKNIADSWLSITLVEGRNRQVRRMTAAIGHPTLRLIRYSIGEWTIDQLQPGEYQQL
- a CDS encoding flap endonuclease translates to MDSSIYVFRAWFTMPDHLTNLDGHAVNAFYGFSDFLAGLLHHEKPVYIACAFDESLALSYRNEIYPAYKANREPAPADLKRQFQFCRELVELAGIANFGSPRFEADDIIGTLSYHMRAEGLTNIIITADKDLTQLLQHQDLWWEYTKDQQLTIADVHKKFGVHPHQIADLLALAGDAVDNIPGIPGIGQKTAANLLTRFESVENLLNNIDKIGAMKFRGAERVQQLVQEHQDLARLSKKLTLIAMDDSLPKEKQALARKPYQADALEAFFERMNFGPHRRQRWHKLLSQ